Proteins from a genomic interval of Lactococcus protaetiae:
- a CDS encoding pyocin knob domain-containing protein: protein MGAVPLTNVGVQGGLFAQYALSVQVGNTNSSTVLNLDTIGQSYYISSAVTNLTGSLPYPVGTAYWLEYTFVNSLKKQVVYPESTTLKPLWRTLNGSTWTAWKGFS from the coding sequence TTGGGGGCTGTTCCTCTAACTAATGTAGGGGTTCAAGGTGGCTTATTTGCACAGTATGCATTATCAGTTCAAGTAGGTAATACTAATTCAAGTACGGTACTGAATTTAGATACTATTGGACAAAGCTATTACATCTCCAGTGCTGTAACGAACCTGACAGGAAGTTTACCGTATCCTGTTGGTACCGCTTATTGGTTGGAATATACATTTGTCAATTCATTAAAAAAGCAAGTTGTATACCCTGAGAGTACAACGTTGAAACCTTTATGGAGAACTTTAAATGGTTCAACATGGACAGCTTGGAAAGGTTTTAGTTAG
- a CDS encoding HK97-gp10 family putative phage morphogenesis protein, which yields MAIKYENNFSKAMELLDENVEGALIAGSELVRSQAKANVTAADRVDTGRLRDNINYKLVKDGNYTGGMASQIGSPEEYAIYNEFGTGEFAENGAGRKGGWFYHSPDGTPHFTKGLTPIKFMRNAFRDTKQEVEAAYQQELGKGMK from the coding sequence ATGGCGATAAAGTACGAGAATAACTTTAGCAAGGCGATGGAGTTGCTTGATGAAAACGTAGAGGGTGCGTTAATCGCTGGAAGTGAGTTAGTTCGTTCACAGGCTAAAGCTAATGTCACGGCAGCGGATCGAGTAGATACTGGAAGATTGCGTGACAATATCAATTACAAACTCGTAAAAGATGGAAACTATACAGGGGGGATGGCTTCACAGATTGGCTCTCCTGAAGAATACGCTATTTATAATGAGTTCGGAACAGGAGAATTTGCGGAAAATGGCGCAGGACGAAAAGGTGGTTGGTTTTATCATAGTCCTGATGGTACCCCTCATTTTACAAAAGGTTTGACTCCGATTAAATTTATGCGTAATGCGTTCCGTGATACCAAGCAGGAGGTTGAAGCTGCTTATCAACAAGAGCTAGGAAAGGGGATGAAATGA
- a CDS encoding iron-containing alcohol dehydrogenase, whose protein sequence is MTKILELRELRGDDLFTLLEIFGKLEIQDDIVEMFNGVDTTDLSVIEARGKALMVSLISKLLKNVKLVKTELNAFLAELADTTPEEIGQLSLVTYGKLVKDFVTKPELKDFFQSLSS, encoded by the coding sequence ATGACAAAAATACTTGAACTACGAGAATTACGTGGGGACGACTTGTTCACACTGCTTGAAATTTTCGGGAAACTTGAAATTCAAGACGATATTGTGGAGATGTTCAATGGTGTTGACACAACTGACTTGTCAGTGATTGAAGCACGAGGAAAAGCACTCATGGTGAGCTTGATTTCTAAGTTACTGAAGAATGTGAAGTTAGTCAAAACAGAACTCAATGCTTTTCTTGCGGAACTAGCAGACACGACACCAGAAGAAATCGGGCAACTTAGTCTGGTCACTTATGGGAAGTTGGTCAAAGATTTTGTCACAAAACCTGAACTGAAAGATTTTTTCCAATCATTGTCATCATAA